Below is a window of Halolamina sp. CBA1230 DNA.
CTCGCGGCCGGCCCTACCCTGACAGGAGTCGGTCGGCCGCGAGGCCACCCTATATGCCCACGAACGATTCAGACGCCGACGGCTGTATAGATAACGGAGACCGACTCACACCCCACGAGCTTGTCGTCTGCCCCGCCTGTGGCGAGCAATCGACCGACACCCGGACGTGTGACCACTGCGGCCACGAGTTGGACGACGGGACGGGCGTCGCACGGAGCTTCACCGGGCCGTAGCGGTCCGCTACTCAGTTCCCGCCCACCGACGAGAGCTCCCCCGCCAGCCGCCGCGCCTCGCGGACCCGGGAGGGGAGCCCCATCCGCCCGGTGTAGTTGGTCGCGAGCGTGATCCCGTCGGGGAGGTTCACCCGCTCGCTGGCGGCCCAGGACTCGTCCCACGCGGGGAACGCCTGCGGGATGCGCTCGACGTTGAGCACCCCGGCGTCGGCGCCCATCACGCGACGGAACTCACGGACAGCAGTCTCGCCCAGCGTCTCGGCGTCGCGCTCGACCGCCCCGGGATCGTGCATCCCACCCATGAACACGGTGTAGACGCCGTCTCGATCGAACAGGCTCGTGTTCCACGTCACGCCCAGCGTGCGCATCGGCTCGGTCCGGCGGACCTGGTAGCCGAACCCGTCGGCGCGGGCGGGGCTCTCCAGGTGGACGAGCACGAGGGGGTTGTAGCTGAACTCCCGGAGTGCGGCCGCGCTCTCGGCATCGACACCCGCCACGATGTCGGCGGTGGTGTCGGCGGGCGTCGTGAGCACGACGTGGTCGACGCGCCGGGTGTCGTCGTCGGTGTGGACGAGCCACTCGGGGTCGTCGCCCGTCCCGGCGCGCTCGAGCCCCGTCACCGGCGTCTCCCGGTGGAGTCGGTCGGCGTGTTCCGCGGCCAGCGCCTCGGGGAGCCGCTGGAGGCCGGACTCGAAGCTCGCTGGCGGCGGCGTCTCGTCGTCCGCGAACACCAGCCGCGAGAGCGCAGCCCGCAGCAGGCTCCCTCGCTGTTGCTCCAGCCCCATCAGTGGTTGCAGCGCGTGCCTCGCGGGCATGTTCGCCGGGTCGGAGCCGTAGGTTCCCCCGAAGATCGGCTCGATCAGGTTGGTGTACGCTTCGGAGCCGAACTTCCGGACGAACGCCTCCTGTGCGGACTCGTCGGGGTCGATCGGCGCGGTCAGGGGTTCGGCCAGCAGGCGGAGTTTGGCCCGCGTCGACAGCAGGTCCGTGCGGCGGAACGCCGACAGCGACCGCGGGACCTCGCGAAGCTTCCCGTCGGCGTAGACGAACAGCGGCAGGTCGTCGTCGGCCGTGATCACCTCGTCGGCGATGTCGAGATCGGTCACCATCGCCCGGATCGCGTCCGTCATGCGCAGACGCTGGGGGCCGAGTTCGAGCAGCTTCCCGTCGATCTCGCGGCTCCGGACGACGCCGCCGACCTCGTCGGTCGACTCGTAGGCGACCGCGTCGACGCCGCGCTCGGTCAGCGCGTGCAGCGTCGAGAGGCCGGTGATGCCCGCGCCGACGATGGCGACGGTGCGATCGTCGGGGTCGGTAGCAGCGGGGTCGACGTCGTCGTTCGCGTCAGCGTCGACGTCGTCCACGGGAGAGGGTCCACTCATTCGTTGCGCCGCGCGTTCAGACACATCGCGTTCGGTTCCGGCCGGCACGTACACTGCTGCAGGCCGTAGTAGTCCGGGTCGAAGTCGGCGACGAACGGCTCGGTCAGGTCCGCGAGCAGGCCGACGAACCGCTCGTCGTCGTACGGGACCGGGACCCGGGTGAACCCGAGTCCCGCAGCCTCGGCCTCCTCGCGCAGGTCGTGGTCGAGTTCGGCGAGCGTCTCGCTCTGTTCGTGCATGAAGCTCGTGGGGTCGACGACGACGCGCTCGGCGTCGATCCGCTCGACGACGTCCTCCACGTCGGGCTGGGTCCACTCCACGTCGCGGTTGGCGTGGTTCTGGTAGCCGAGTTCGTAGTCGGGGTTGCCCAGCATCCCGGCGACCATCTCGCAGTACTCCTCGACGTACTGGACGTACCGACTCCCCTCGTCGAGGTAGTAGGTGGGCGTCCCGTGGGCCGAGAAGATCAGTCGCGTGTCCGAATCGAGCTCAAGCCCCTCGCGGTCGAGGGTACGGCGGATGTTGTCCGCACGCAGTCGCGCGTAGGCGGAGTGGGTGTGGTAGCCCGTGATCTCGTGGTAGGGCACGTCCCAGTCGAGGTCGTCGACGGCGCCGGCGAGCTTCTCCAGCGCCTGCACCGTCGTCGAGGGGCCACACAGCGGGTAGACGGGCAGCCCGATCAGCCGGTCGACGCCGTCCGCGTGGGCCTGCTCGGCCGCGTCCTCGACGAACGGCTCCATGAACTGGTAGCCGACGTACGTCTCGGCGTCGTAGCCGCGCTCCCGGAGTTCGGTCTCGAGGAGGTCGGCCTGGCGACGGGCGTGGGCGTTCAGCGGCGACCCGTCGATCTCGCCGTACTCCTCCAGCAGGCCGGGCGCGCGGCGTTCCGCCAGCGAGCGGGCGCGTTCGCGGGCGGCCTCCTGTGAGGTGTCACCCTCGATATCCATGTTGGCGAGGAAGATGCGTTCGAGGTACTCCTCGACGACCTCGCGATCGGCCGCGGCCGGCTCGCCGAAGTTGAGCACGGCGATCCCTGTGGTCATAGCTCGAACTCGGGGGCGGCGGGGCAGAAAGCTAACGGTTCAGGCGCGCGCCCGCGCGGAACTACGCGTCGTCCCCGGCTGGTTCAGCGTCGTCGGCCGACTCGCCACGATCGCTGAGCGCCGCGGAGTTGACGACCTCGCGCTCGGCCGCCTCGCGGGTCGCGACCCGGGCCTCGCCGCTGGTGTCGTCGAACACCAGGTGGCGGTGCGGGTAGGCGATCTCCACGTCGACGTCCTCGTCATCCAGACGCTCCCAGATCGCCGTCTGGACGCGCGAGCGGGCGGTCAGCAGCTTGTACGGCCGGTCGATCCAGTAGCGAAGCGTCAGCACGATCCCGTCGTCGTGGAACTCGTCGATGTAACAGGTGGGCCGGGCGGGGTAGCGCGCCGAGCCGATCCTGATGTCCGGCCCGCCCTCGATCACGCCCTCGGCCTTGCTCGCGGCGCTCTCGATCAGCGACCGGGCGGTCGCCACGTCGCTCTCGTAGGTGACCTCGACCGACAGCGAGAGCCGGGTGCGCTCGTCCTCCGCCGAGAGGTTCGTCACCTTCTCGCTCCGGATTACGTCGTTGGGGAGCACGAGGAACGTGTTGTCGAGCGTGAATATCTTCGTGTAGCGGATGGTGATGTCGTCGACGAACCCACGGGTGCCGTCGCCGAGTTCGACCATGTCGCCGATCTCGTACGGCTCGTCGGCCAGCAGGAACAGTCCGTTGACAACCGACCCCACCAGCGGCGCCAGCACGATCCCGATCACGGCCGAGAACACCGTCACCGAGAGCACGATGTTCCCGAGTTCGAGGCCGACCAGCCCCGCGGCGATCAGCAGGAAGAAGAGGGTTATCGTCGCCCGAATCAGTCGCAGCACCTGCTGTGCGACGCTCTGACGCCGGAACCGCTTGGCGACCCGCCGGCCCATCAACCGTACCGCGTACCGCGAGACGGCGTAGCCGATAGCGGTGAACAGCACCAGTATCAGGAAACTCAGCGCGGGCGATCGTCCCCAGTTGGGGAAGTGCGGTGCCAGCCAGTCGACGAGGGAGCTGAGCATCCGAATCGGGTCCGGGATCTGGCCGATGCTCACGACCGGACATCCAGCCCCCACGGAAAAAGCGTTGCCGTCGGCCCGGGAGGCTAACCGACTGCGGCCCGCAGCAACCCCATGGAGAAACAGGCGCTCCGCCAACGGGTGTGGGACGAACTGGAGGACAGCGGCGAGGCGCGTTTCCCGTTCCCGCCCCACGGGCGGATCCCCAACTTCGCCGGCGCCGAGCGGGCGGCCGAACGCCTCGCGGCGACTGAGGCGTGGGCGGCCGCGGACGCGATCAAGTCCAACCCCGACTCGCCCCAGCGGCCGGTCCGCCGGCGGGCGCTGGAGGCGGGGAAGGTGGTGTACATGGCCGTGCCGCGACTCAGCGAGGAGGACTGCTTCCTGCGGCTCGACCCCGCCGAGATCGACGATATCGACCACGCGACGACGATCGGCGGCTCGTCGGAGCTCGGCGTGCAGGTCGGACCGGAGGCGATGGAACCGATCGACCTGATCGTCTCCGGCAGCGTCGCCGTGACCGAGGACGGCGCTCGCGTCGGGAAGGGTGAGGGATACAGCGACCTGGAGTTCGCGATCCTCCGGGCGTTCGAACTGGTCGACGACCACACGACCACGGCCACGACCGTCCACGAGATTCAGGTGGTGGAGGAGGACGTGCCGACGACCGCACACGACGTGCCGATGGATCAGCTCCACACGCCGGATCGGTCGATCTGGACGGACGCAGCGGCCGAGAAGCCGTCCGGAATCGACTGGGGAGCGCTGAGCGACGAGCGACTCGAGGAGATCCCGATCCTGGCGCGACTCGAACCCTGACTACGCCTCGATCGCTGCTGCGAACGCCGGCAGGGTGCGCTTGACCTGCGCGCCGTCCTCGACGAACACGATCGTCTGCGGCGGCTCGGCGGCTTTCGGTCGGACGCGCAGTCCCGCCTCCTCCGCTGCCTCGGCGACCGCCGCAGGCGCGGCGCGGAACTCCACGCGGGCGCGGTCGGGCTGGACGTAGACGCTCGCGATCGTCTCGTCGGTTTCGGTGTTCAGAACGCGGTACGCGAGCGTGCCATCGGTCGTCGGCTCCACGTCGGGGTCGGCGTCGGTGACCGCGAGCGCGCCGTGGCTGGCGCCGCTCTCCAGTTCGGAGGCGAGCAGTTGGGCGATCCGGTGGCCGTCCCGCAGGCGATCGGCGCTCATTCCTCAAGCACCGAGTTCCGGGCCGCACCCGCGGTCTCGCCCACGTCGACACTCTCGCGGCGGGCGTAGACGATCGCGGCGGCCTCGATGGTCAGCCCCAGTTCGCGCTGGAGTTCGTTGATCCCCGCGACGGCGGCCTGTTTCTCGACACCGGCGTCGGTGACGCGGTCGAGCACCCGTTCGAACGCGCTCTGTTCTCGCAGCACGTCGGCATCGGGCGAGAACTCCTCGGGCACGTCGACGCTGTCGGGGTCGAACGTCGCGACCAGGTCGCCGTCGTCGCGTTCGAGCAGCCCCCGGCCGAGCGCCACGTCGACCACGCGCTTGGCCTGATCCGGGGAGAACCAGTCCCGATCGAGCGAGAGCGCGACGACGAACTCGCCGTCGCCCAGTCGGTCCCGTCCTTCCTGCCGGTACGGGACGGCGACGGTGGCCTCCAGACTCATTGTCGTGTCGAGGGGGTCGGCGGGCGGTAAGGGTTGTGGATCGGCGGGGTTCTGGTTTGCTTGGGTCTTGGATGGTTGGTCCTGCTTCCCCCGACAGCGAACAGCAACAGCAGCTCGATCGTTGACAACTGAGACAGCACCCGCCACAGCAACAGCAGCTCGTTCGTAGACTACTTGCGACCGCAGTGCGCCGGGCATGGTGCCCGGCGCAGCACCGATTCCCCACCCCTCCCCCGCGGGCCGGCGACCGTTGCCGGCCCGCGGCGTCCACCGCTACCGCACCGCGGTCGCGGTGGCGCGAAGCGCACGCGGCCTCGTGCCGCGTGTCAGCGCGAGGTCCTCGTGAACGAAGTGAACGAGGGCACGAGAGAGCTTGCTCTCTCGGAGGACGAACGAGCGAACGACGTGAGCGAGTGAGTCGGCTGGGGAGGCCTGTGGGCTGTGCGGGGCGGTGCGGTCACAAGTGGCCCTGCTCGCTCCGCGGTGTTGTTCACTGCTGTAGCGGCGGTGCCGTTCGCGGCCGTAGTACTGTCGGCCCTCCACCAGTCGACGACCACACAACACCGATCACGAACCGCGACCGACTCACCACACGCCGCACCGACGATCAGCACTGGGACGAGAGTCGAACAGGGGCGAGAGATGCTCGCTCCTCCGTCGCTGCGTCTCTCTCGCCGGCTCGACTCCGTCCCACGTGCCTCGCTCCGCTCGACAGTGGGACGAGAGTCGAACGCTTCAAGTATTCGCTGGCCGTTCTCCGCAGTATGCAAGACCAGGGACCCTCCCGACGCAAGCGTACCGGGGGTCGGCTCGTCCGATCTCGAAAGAAGAAGCGCCACCAGCTCGGCAACGAGCCAACCGAGACCACCGTGGGCGAGCCGCGGTTCCGCACCATCGACGCCCGCGGCGACACCGAGAAGGTCCGCGCGCTCTCGACGAACGTCGCGCAGGTCGCCGACGGCGAGGAGACCGTCGAGGCCGAGATCGAGGACGTGAGCGAGAACCCCGCGAACGTCAACTACGTCCGACGGAACATCATCACCAAGGGCGCGGTCATCGAGACCAGCGCCGGCGCCGCTCGCGTCACCTCGCGTCCCGGGCAGTCCGGGCAGGTGAACGCAGTCGCCGTCGAGGAGTAACACCAGTCACGGCTCGTGACCGGCCGGCGGCGTCGGCCGCCGGCTCGGAGCGTGTTGCCGTGACTGTGTAGAACCAATCACGGCTCGTGACCGGCCGAGGCCTTTGTGCCTCGGCGACGGAGCGTGTTGCCGTCGAACGACGTGAACGTCGGAGCCGCGGCTACGTCACCCGAGACGGCTCCTCGGCGGGATCAGTCGCTCGACGCCTCCGTAACCGTTTCCTGTTCGTCCTCGACGGTCTCGCGCAGGTCGTTCTCCAGCTCCTCGCGGCCGCGCTGGAACTCGCCGATCGCCTGCCCGCTCGAGCGAGCGAGCTTCGGGAGCTTGTTCGCCCCGAACAGTAGGACGAGAATACCCAGAATGATGATCAACTCCGGTCCGCCAGGGATCACGCCGATCAGTGGAACCATACTGACGTCTGGCGTGCCGAGGTATTAAGCAGGCACTCGCTGCCGGCTGCTGTCCGCGGTGAGGAGGGTGTTACTCGTCGATCCGCTCGTACTCGGTGTCCCGCTCTTTCGCCCGCCGGTCCAGCCGGGACGGGCGGTAGCGCAGGTAGGGGCCGAGCGTGGCGAGGCCGAACGCGAGCGTCACGACGCCCGCGAGCTGGTAGCCGCCCAGCAGCGCGAACGGCGCGACCCCGAACCACGAGAGGAGCGCGACGACGAGCGCCGAGCAGGCGGCGGTGGCCGCCAATCGGAGCGCGCCCCCCTGCTCTACCGGGGGCCAGAGGTACGGCCGGAACTCCCGACCCGATTCGGTGAGTCGGACCGTCCCCCGGTTGGCGTCGTACTCGACGATGTCGTGTTTCGCCAGCTTCGGAAGGTGTGTCTGCCGAAGTGCGGTGTAGGCGCGCTTGCGCTCCTTCGAGCTGATCGTCGTCGGCGTCTGGTCGGTCTCCCACGCCGCGAGCTGGCGGGCGAGGTCGGCAACCGTCGACTCGCCCCCCGACTCGTACAGCGCGTGTAACACGTTCCGACGGCGGCGGCTGCTCAGCAGGGAGTACGCGACGTCCCGTTGGAACGACTGGTCCCGTTCGGTATGGGTATCCTTCGTCCCCGGTACACTGGCATTATCCGGTTGCAGCAGTTGGTCTTTCATCAGTTATCTCAACCCTTCGGACGCCGGTCGTTCACCGGCATCGACAGGAATACGGTTGCTGTTTGAGGGGATAAATCATTCGGCGAACTCCCAAAATTCGGACGATATGAGGTCTCTATCGCGATAATCGCAGTACGGTCCGCTTGCGGCGGTGGCGGTAGGGTGTTCGTACCTGGCGGGGTGCGGTCCCTGTTCAATACCCTCCTCCCCGTACGGGCGACACATGGCCGAGACATCACGTACTGAGCGATCGGTCGCCACCCGAGCCGACGATCACAGCTGGAAGGGTCGGATCGACACGGCAGTATCACGGCTCCGCAACCCCGCCTACACGGGCGCCAACCGCTGTTTCCCCTGTACCGGCGTGAACCTCGGACTGACCGCCGTGGCCGCGCTGGCGGTGGGAACGATCTCGCCGCCGGCGGGGGCGTTGGTCGGCGTCGGCGGCCTGCTGGCCGTCTGGCTCCGGGGGTACGTCGTCCCCGGTACGCCCGAACTCACCAAGCGCTACCTCCCCGATCGAGTGCTCGCGTGGTTCGACAAAGCCCCGGACGGCGACGCACTCGGGGGGATCGACCCCGAGGCGTACCTCCGCGCGGCCGGCGCGATCACCGACGGCCCGGACGGCGACATCGTGGTGACGCCCGCGACCCGGGCGGCGCTGATCGACGGCGTCGCCGCGCTCGACAGCGACGACCGCCTCGCGCGCGCGCTCGCC
It encodes the following:
- a CDS encoding twin-arginine translocase TatA/TatE family subunit, producing the protein MVPLIGVIPGGPELIIILGILVLLFGANKLPKLARSSGQAIGEFQRGREELENDLRETVEDEQETVTEASSD
- a CDS encoding DUF2240 family protein, producing the protein MSLEATVAVPYRQEGRDRLGDGEFVVALSLDRDWFSPDQAKRVVDVALGRGLLERDDGDLVATFDPDSVDVPEEFSPDADVLREQSAFERVLDRVTDAGVEKQAAVAGINELQRELGLTIEAAAIVYARRESVDVGETAGAARNSVLEE
- a CDS encoding 5-formyltetrahydrofolate cyclo-ligase, translated to MEKQALRQRVWDELEDSGEARFPFPPHGRIPNFAGAERAAERLAATEAWAAADAIKSNPDSPQRPVRRRALEAGKVVYMAVPRLSEEDCFLRLDPAEIDDIDHATTIGGSSELGVQVGPEAMEPIDLIVSGSVAVTEDGARVGKGEGYSDLEFAILRAFELVDDHTTTATTVHEIQVVEEDVPTTAHDVPMDQLHTPDRSIWTDAAAEKPSGIDWGALSDERLEEIPILARLEP
- the hemG gene encoding protoporphyrinogen oxidase; protein product: MDDVDADANDDVDPAATDPDDRTVAIVGAGITGLSTLHALTERGVDAVAYESTDEVGGVVRSREIDGKLLELGPQRLRMTDAIRAMVTDLDIADEVITADDDLPLFVYADGKLREVPRSLSAFRRTDLLSTRAKLRLLAEPLTAPIDPDESAQEAFVRKFGSEAYTNLIEPIFGGTYGSDPANMPARHALQPLMGLEQQRGSLLRAALSRLVFADDETPPPASFESGLQRLPEALAAEHADRLHRETPVTGLERAGTGDDPEWLVHTDDDTRRVDHVVLTTPADTTADIVAGVDAESAAALREFSYNPLVLVHLESPARADGFGYQVRRTEPMRTLGVTWNTSLFDRDGVYTVFMGGMHDPGAVERDAETLGETAVREFRRVMGADAGVLNVERIPQAFPAWDESWAASERVNLPDGITLATNYTGRMGLPSRVREARRLAGELSSVGGN
- a CDS encoding 50S ribosomal protein L32, whose protein sequence is MPTNDSDADGCIDNGDRLTPHELVVCPACGEQSTDTRTCDHCGHELDDGTGVARSFTGP
- a CDS encoding 30S ribosomal protein S8e; this encodes MQDQGPSRRKRTGGRLVRSRKKKRHQLGNEPTETTVGEPRFRTIDARGDTEKVRALSTNVAQVADGEETVEAEIEDVSENPANVNYVRRNIITKGAVIETSAGAARVTSRPGQSGQVNAVAVEE
- a CDS encoding mechanosensitive ion channel family protein; protein product: MLSSLVDWLAPHFPNWGRSPALSFLILVLFTAIGYAVSRYAVRLMGRRVAKRFRRQSVAQQVLRLIRATITLFFLLIAAGLVGLELGNIVLSVTVFSAVIGIVLAPLVGSVVNGLFLLADEPYEIGDMVELGDGTRGFVDDITIRYTKIFTLDNTFLVLPNDVIRSEKVTNLSAEDERTRLSLSVEVTYESDVATARSLIESAASKAEGVIEGGPDIRIGSARYPARPTCYIDEFHDDGIVLTLRYWIDRPYKLLTARSRVQTAIWERLDDEDVDVEIAYPHRHLVFDDTSGEARVATREAAEREVVNSAALSDRGESADDAEPAGDDA
- the hemH gene encoding ferrochelatase, which translates into the protein MTTGIAVLNFGEPAAADREVVEEYLERIFLANMDIEGDTSQEAARERARSLAERRAPGLLEEYGEIDGSPLNAHARRQADLLETELRERGYDAETYVGYQFMEPFVEDAAEQAHADGVDRLIGLPVYPLCGPSTTVQALEKLAGAVDDLDWDVPYHEITGYHTHSAYARLRADNIRRTLDREGLELDSDTRLIFSAHGTPTYYLDEGSRYVQYVEEYCEMVAGMLGNPDYELGYQNHANRDVEWTQPDVEDVVERIDAERVVVDPTSFMHEQSETLAELDHDLREEAEAAGLGFTRVPVPYDDERFVGLLADLTEPFVADFDPDYYGLQQCTCRPEPNAMCLNARRNE